A genome region from Magnolia sinica isolate HGM2019 chromosome 8, MsV1, whole genome shotgun sequence includes the following:
- the LOC131253498 gene encoding aspartate--tRNA ligase, chloroplastic/mitochondrial-like isoform X1, translating to MVPTLGGKALDLHRLFVEVTSHGCLEKHSVVKLIRRYLEDVHDFVEIETTILSRSTPEGARDYLVPSRVQDFNQLCLNLGLQTSTSAF from the exons AT GGTGCCGACTTTAGGAGGAAAGGCACTCGACCTGCATCGCCTTTTTGTGGAAGTGACATCTCATGGTTGTCTTGAAAAG CATAGTGTGGTCAAGCTCATCCGACGGTATCTAGAGGATGTGCATGATTTTGTGGAG ATTGAGACTACAATCCTATCTAGATCTACACCTGAAGGTGCTCGAGATTACCTTGTACCTTCACGAGTTCAG gattttaatcaattgtgcctaaatttaggcctacaaactagcacttcagccttttga
- the LOC131253498 gene encoding aspartate--tRNA ligase, chloroplastic/mitochondrial-like isoform X2 → MVVLKRCQYLDIRRWPMLSNLLLQHSVVKLIRRYLEDVHDFVEIETTILSRSTPEGARDYLVPSRVQDFNQLCLNLGLQTSTSAF, encoded by the exons ATGGTTGTCTTGAAAAG ATGTCAATACCTTGATATACGCCGGTGGCCAATGCTCTCCAACCTTTTGTTGCAGCATAGTGTGGTCAAGCTCATCCGACGGTATCTAGAGGATGTGCATGATTTTGTGGAG ATTGAGACTACAATCCTATCTAGATCTACACCTGAAGGTGCTCGAGATTACCTTGTACCTTCACGAGTTCAG gattttaatcaattgtgcctaaatttaggcctacaaactagcacttcagccttttga